The Amycolatopsis mongoliensis genome includes a window with the following:
- a CDS encoding HEXXH motif domain-containing protein, whose product MVHTKNHVTSEPDLHSISWDVFDNLAAGTGGMSAGSVLRSADRSRRLLLLSGLVNLAEADGRVTGPLDSVETAWDLLVRAQETEPDALERVIAHPYTGSWAGYTTRLIEQGLTGECPLWVHYGYLHTLAAAAAIHAGLRFTIRVPVWNDIVVLPTLGAARLTEGGGFTTAEVHGMAGSFMISGDRSQAAPDTATWNPLREFRFESEGRVLALRLDDLDPHRGLYHPIPPDRLTEAEAANWRDLLGEAWRLIVEHLPEYAETLPAGLTSIVPNPAVPFRLPSASTGEAFGSAVIAGPEAEEPATLAAALVHEFQHIRLGGLLQLARLHDDDRTERLYAPWREDPRPLGGLVHGVYAFFGVSAFWRALSRAQPENRLAAFEFVHWRAQTWQTLEAIRDDAALTDAGRRFLNELAAVFGPWQSEPGAPEAVHWAEKLAADHYAGWRLRHVRPEPKATADLVRAWLRGEPCPQVAPGGRLDTVSDGEWANARADLIRIRLGQDGEIKLSQVWSQVPGALEGDHRLIAGSDEEARTAYRAVLGQDPEHAAALIGLGLSLPAGPAAHALLSVPELVRAVHRELRAARRSPAVDELAGWIGEAQA is encoded by the coding sequence ATGGTGCACACGAAGAATCACGTGACGTCCGAACCGGACCTGCACTCGATTTCCTGGGACGTCTTCGACAACCTGGCCGCGGGCACCGGTGGGATGAGCGCCGGGAGCGTGCTGCGCAGCGCTGATCGCAGTCGCCGGTTGCTCCTGTTGTCCGGTCTCGTGAACCTGGCGGAAGCAGATGGACGTGTGACAGGCCCGCTCGACTCCGTCGAGACAGCCTGGGATCTGCTGGTTCGAGCTCAGGAGACCGAGCCGGACGCGCTGGAGCGCGTGATCGCCCACCCCTACACGGGGAGCTGGGCGGGTTACACCACCCGGCTGATCGAGCAGGGACTGACGGGCGAGTGCCCACTCTGGGTCCACTACGGCTACCTCCACACGCTCGCTGCGGCCGCAGCGATCCACGCGGGCCTGCGGTTCACCATCCGGGTGCCGGTCTGGAACGACATCGTCGTGCTGCCGACGCTGGGCGCGGCTCGATTGACCGAAGGCGGCGGGTTCACCACTGCCGAAGTGCACGGAATGGCCGGATCCTTCATGATCAGCGGCGATCGCTCGCAGGCCGCGCCCGATACGGCAACCTGGAACCCTCTCCGGGAGTTCCGTTTCGAGTCCGAGGGCCGGGTTCTGGCTCTGCGGCTCGACGACCTGGACCCGCATCGTGGCCTCTACCACCCCATTCCGCCGGACCGGCTGACGGAGGCCGAAGCGGCGAACTGGCGGGACCTGCTCGGCGAAGCTTGGCGGCTGATCGTCGAGCACCTGCCCGAGTACGCGGAGACCTTGCCCGCCGGTCTGACATCGATCGTGCCGAACCCAGCCGTCCCGTTCCGGCTCCCCAGCGCGTCGACGGGCGAAGCCTTCGGGAGCGCGGTCATCGCCGGGCCCGAGGCCGAAGAGCCCGCCACCCTCGCCGCGGCCCTGGTGCACGAGTTCCAGCACATCCGGCTGGGCGGCCTCTTGCAACTGGCGCGGCTGCACGACGACGACCGCACCGAACGGCTCTACGCGCCGTGGCGGGAGGACCCTCGCCCGCTCGGAGGCTTGGTGCACGGGGTCTACGCGTTCTTCGGGGTTTCGGCTTTCTGGCGGGCGCTGTCGCGGGCGCAGCCGGAAAACCGGTTGGCCGCCTTCGAGTTCGTTCACTGGCGGGCCCAGACGTGGCAGACCCTCGAAGCGATCCGGGACGACGCCGCGCTGACTGACGCGGGACGACGGTTCCTGAACGAACTCGCCGCCGTCTTCGGCCCGTGGCAATCCGAACCGGGCGCCCCCGAAGCAGTGCACTGGGCGGAGAAGCTGGCCGCGGACCACTACGCTGGCTGGCGGCTCCGCCACGTCCGCCCTGAGCCGAAGGCGACAGCCGACCTCGTCCGGGCCTGGCTGCGCGGCGAGCCCTGCCCGCAGGTGGCACCGGGCGGCCGCCTCGACACCGTTTCGGACGGCGAGTGGGCGAACGCCCGTGCCGACCTGATCCGGATCCGGCTAGGCCAAGACGGAGAAATCAAGCTGTCGCAGGTATGGTCGCAGGTGCCGGGCGCACTCGAGGGCGATCACCGGTTGATCGCCGGCTCGGATGAGGAAGCCCGAACCGCTTACCGCGCTGTGCTCGGACAGGATCCGGAACACGCCGCAGCGTTGATCGGCCTCGGTCTTTCCCTGCCGGCCGGGCCTGCCGCGCACGCCTTGCTCAGCGTGCCGGAACTGGTCCGCGCAGTGCACCGGGAGCTGCGCGCTGCGAGGAGATCACCGGCGGTCGACGAGTTGGCCGGTTGGATCGGCGAAGCGCAGGCCTGA